In Patescibacteria group bacterium, the following proteins share a genomic window:
- the rsmI gene encoding 16S rRNA (cytidine(1402)-2'-O)-methyltransferase: MGILYLVSTPIGNLEDITLRATKVLFNSDLILCEDTRRTGRLLKWLKSNQKLESLVDENRPNLLSYTDFNREERMDEVLARLARGQKVSLVSNAGTPLLSDPGYKLVKKVIEISEDFEVRVEAVPGANAILPALQLSGLPPDRFIFLGFLPKSSGKKENLFDLAKKLSPEVKTVICYESIHRLLKTLKFLEDNFGDIRIAVCRELTKMHEEVVRGSIDEVQEYFQHSNLKGEVTLVIRV, from the coding sequence ATGGGTATTCTTTATTTAGTTTCAACTCCAATTGGAAATTTAGAAGATATTACTTTGCGCGCAACAAAGGTGCTTTTTAATTCTGATTTAATTCTTTGCGAGGATACGCGACGTACTGGGAGACTTTTAAAATGGTTGAAGAGCAATCAAAAGCTGGAATCTTTAGTTGATGAAAATCGTCCTAATCTTCTTTCTTATACTGATTTTAATCGGGAGGAACGTATGGATGAGGTTTTAGCTCGGTTGGCTCGTGGACAGAAAGTATCTTTAGTATCCAACGCTGGTACTCCCCTACTCTCTGATCCCGGATACAAACTAGTTAAAAAAGTTATAGAAATTTCGGAGGATTTTGAGGTTAGAGTAGAAGCTGTTCCAGGGGCTAATGCTATTTTGCCTGCATTGCAGCTTTCCGGTTTACCCCCAGATAGGTTTATCTTTTTGGGTTTTTTGCCAAAAAGTTCTGGAAAGAAGGAAAACCTGTTTGATCTTGCAAAGAAACTTAGTCCAGAGGTTAAGACTGTAATTTGTTATGAGTCTATTCACCGGTTGTTAAAAACTCTTAAGTTTCTTGAAGACAATTTTGGTGATATTAGGATAGCTGTTTGTCGCGAGCTTACAAAAATGCACGAAGAGGTTGTTCGTGGTTCTATTGATGAGGTTCAGGAATATTTCCAACACAGTAATTTGAAAGGTGAAGTAACTTTAGTTATTCGTGTTTAG
- a CDS encoding triose-phosphate isomerase — protein MLETNSGGFWIVAPKENLSMFIINFKNYPGAFGKEAVDLAKEIRDASNEISNLEVFLAVPLVDIYRVHSQVDIPVFSQHVDPFLPGQTTGFSIPLAVRKAGAVGTLVNHSENPMDLDMIREAVRLCDEVELTSVVCADSPAVIDQIRDFKPDYIAFEPPELIGGDVSVVEADEFVVASAVSAAGSIPLLVGAGIGSAADVSRGLELGAEGFLVASAIVKAEDPAKAFLELIQGY, from the coding sequence ATGCTGGAAACGAACAGTGGTGGGTTTTGGATAGTAGCGCCCAAGGAAAATTTATCTATGTTTATTATCAATTTTAAAAATTATCCGGGTGCTTTTGGAAAAGAGGCTGTTGATTTGGCAAAGGAAATCAGAGACGCAAGCAACGAGATTTCTAATCTTGAGGTATTTTTAGCAGTTCCTCTAGTTGATATCTATCGCGTTCATTCCCAGGTAGATATTCCTGTTTTTTCTCAACATGTAGATCCCTTTTTACCAGGACAAACTACGGGTTTTTCAATTCCCCTTGCAGTAAGGAAAGCAGGTGCTGTAGGTACCTTGGTAAATCATTCTGAAAACCCAATGGATTTAGATATGATTAGGGAAGCGGTTCGGCTTTGTGATGAAGTGGAATTAACGAGTGTGGTTTGTGCGGACTCGCCTGCTGTGATTGATCAGATACGCGATTTTAAACCAGATTATATAGCATTTGAACCTCCTGAACTTATTGGTGGGGATGTTTCAGTGGTAGAGGCAGACGAGTTTGTTGTTGCTAGTGCTGTAAGCGCAGCTGGTTCAATCCCCCTATTAGTAGGTGCTGGAATTGGTTCGGCTGCAGATGTTTCCCGTGGTTTGGAACTAGGTGCGGAAGGTTTCTTGGTAGCGTCTGCTATTGTGAAGGCGGAAGATCCGGCTAAGGCTTTTTTAGAGCTTATACAGGGGTACTAG
- a CDS encoding acetate/propionate family kinase produces MILVFNIGSASLRWCLYNKQLEEVEGEDQEYPNFQKLEKQIQKIIQHLISNNYTLSKIGHRVVHGGVYFNQPTKIDNNSIEKLKELNSLAPLHNPQALKVIKVCQDKLPQTPQLAVFDTSFFTQMPDYARYYSLPMELAEKHKIYRYGFHGISHEYVAQQGARKIGQKLENLKLITVHLGAGASITAIEDGKPIDTSMGFTPTSGLIMATRSGNIDPIIPLFLEETGIPRREVKAILNKQSGLKGVSGFTNDMRDILKVSQSKEKEEEPERKKRAGLALQMYAYKIKKYIGAYAVALSGVDALILTGAVAEGSQLVCNMITHGLKEVLGTFETLVIPTNEELAIAKKIKDAATQNSKHE; encoded by the coding sequence TTTAACATTGGAAGCGCATCACTTCGCTGGTGCTTGTATAACAAACAACTAGAAGAAGTTGAGGGGGAAGATCAGGAATATCCAAATTTTCAAAAACTGGAAAAACAAATACAGAAAATTATTCAGCACCTTATAAGCAACAATTACACATTGTCCAAAATAGGCCATCGAGTTGTTCACGGAGGAGTTTACTTCAATCAACCTACAAAAATTGACAACAATAGTATTGAAAAGCTAAAAGAATTAAATAGTCTTGCGCCACTGCACAACCCGCAAGCATTAAAAGTAATAAAAGTATGCCAAGACAAGCTTCCCCAAACTCCTCAGCTTGCTGTTTTTGATACCAGTTTCTTTACACAAATGCCCGACTATGCCCGTTATTATTCACTACCAATGGAACTGGCGGAAAAACACAAAATATACCGTTACGGTTTCCACGGAATTTCACATGAATATGTTGCCCAACAAGGTGCCAGAAAAATTGGACAGAAGTTAGAAAACCTAAAGCTAATTACGGTACACTTGGGAGCAGGCGCATCTATCACTGCAATTGAAGATGGAAAGCCAATTGACACCTCCATGGGCTTTACTCCTACCAGCGGTTTAATTATGGCTACACGCTCGGGCAATATAGACCCTATCATACCTTTATTTTTGGAAGAAACTGGTATACCCCGGAGGGAAGTAAAAGCAATACTTAACAAACAATCTGGCTTAAAAGGAGTTTCCGGATTTACAAACGATATGCGTGATATTCTTAAAGTAAGCCAAAGCAAAGAAAAAGAAGAGGAACCGGAACGGAAAAAAAGAGCTGGGTTAGCACTTCAAATGTATGCTTACAAAATAAAAAAATATATTGGTGCCTATGCTGTAGCCCTAAGCGGGGTAGATGCTTTAATCCTAACTGGTGCAGTAGCTGAAGGTTCCCAACTTGTTTGTAACATGATCACTCACGGATTGAAAGAAGTTTTGGGTACTTTTGAAACTTTGGTAATTCCCACTAATGAAGAGTTAGCTATTGCAAAAAAGATAAAAGACGCAGCCACTCAAAATTCTAAACACGAATAA
- a CDS encoding ABC transporter substrate-binding protein: protein MNLLKALISFATSLFLTISGQRVYIEGVVGQPQNIAPQQTGNNHVDNDISSLVFEGLTRIKSDGSITTGIAKSWEISDDKKTYIFHLDPEARFHDNHPVLAEDVVYTAKNFEQLKNLEIEEKDKHTIVVKLDTPFAPLLRILSIGIVPKHLEGKNDPLIPVSAGTYRIQNVKRGTQKIESITLKKHKKERSGPEKIIIKFFQTEEGLHTAAELGELDGFSSEQDSPKCYKTVKATLEGRHYVLLFNLQGKEFLKNADFRRTLATLVDREKIIKEAENTNGRPAYAPLQNSWVKEEIEEPKFRPNTEKQYDHSITITYSQTEKNKKIVQVIKSDWEKTGLTVNLIPATNKNLKEDILPRKDFDVVLIGQEVSRDPDQYNLWHSTQLETGNNLTGFSNMRADKALEMGRTTHDPEKRKEHYQNFQQIFIEKMPAIFAYYPGYTYHIKATEGNLDLEGIFRPAERWDRILKMYNSQN from the coding sequence ATGAACTTGCTAAAAGCTTTGATATCGTTTGCAACAAGTTTATTTCTTACTATAAGTGGACAGCGTGTCTACATTGAGGGTGTTGTAGGTCAACCACAAAATATAGCACCCCAACAAACTGGAAATAACCACGTAGATAACGATATTTCATCACTGGTCTTTGAAGGTCTTACACGAATAAAAAGTGATGGAAGTATTACTACTGGTATAGCAAAAAGCTGGGAAATATCAGACGACAAAAAAACATACATCTTTCACCTTGATCCCGAAGCCCGTTTTCACGACAACCATCCTGTTTTAGCCGAAGATGTTGTTTATACTGCAAAAAATTTTGAGCAGCTTAAAAATTTAGAAATTGAAGAAAAAGACAAGCACACAATAGTGGTAAAACTAGATACCCCATTTGCCCCACTCCTCCGCATATTATCTATAGGGATAGTACCAAAACATCTTGAAGGGAAAAATGACCCTCTAATACCGGTTAGTGCTGGGACTTACCGGATTCAAAATGTAAAAAGGGGAACGCAAAAAATTGAGAGTATAACACTAAAAAAACACAAGAAAGAACGAAGTGGACCAGAAAAAATAATCATAAAATTTTTCCAAACTGAGGAGGGTTTACACACAGCAGCAGAATTGGGAGAACTAGACGGATTTAGTTCCGAACAAGATTCACCAAAATGTTATAAAACTGTAAAAGCAACCCTAGAAGGACGCCATTACGTATTACTTTTTAATCTTCAAGGGAAAGAATTTCTAAAAAACGCGGATTTCCGACGAACTTTAGCCACATTAGTAGACAGGGAAAAAATAATTAAAGAAGCTGAAAATACCAATGGTAGACCTGCCTATGCACCGCTACAAAATTCGTGGGTTAAAGAAGAAATTGAAGAACCAAAATTCAGACCAAATACAGAAAAACAATATGATCACAGCATAACCATTACTTATTCACAAACCGAAAAAAATAAAAAAATTGTTCAAGTAATCAAAAGCGATTGGGAAAAAACTGGTTTAACTGTAAATCTAATTCCAGCAACTAATAAGAATCTAAAAGAAGACATCCTTCCCCGTAAAGACTTTGATGTAGTACTAATTGGTCAAGAAGTGAGTCGAGATCCAGACCAATATAATCTCTGGCACTCTACTCAGTTAGAAACTGGAAACAATCTCACCGGCTTTTCAAATATGCGTGCTGACAAAGCTTTAGAGATGGGAAGAACAACACATGACCCAGAAAAGAGAAAAGAACACTACCAAAACTTTCAGCAAATTTTTATAGAGAAAATGCCGGCAATATTTGCCTACTACCCCGGCTATACCTACCATATAAAGGCAACTGAAGGAAATTTAGACCTAGAGGGAATATTCAGACCAGCGGAAAGGTGGGATAGGATTTTAAAAATGTACAACAGTCAAAACTAA
- a CDS encoding transglutaminase domain-containing protein, with product MNIAKRIFCAYFLFFGLFFCSSTTLLAAGNFNTSYKVLYQISETGDTSVTQKVSITNLTDDFYASEHKLQVGSQNVFDVWAKDLSGNLNPQVLRDEEATVIQVPFGAPVAGRGETYQFELGYKTDLCKRKGSIWRIDIPGVVQTESISAYSLSLNVPRELGHVAYIAPNPRYQTTDNNYFRFDFEKDQLAGGIRAGFGEFQVYSLNLKFYLENPLKQKAYLDMPLPPDILDQQKVIYQKLSPAPKKIYVDEDGNYLARYLFEPSQQQVVDFKGLVFVYPAGCKDIFSSNLGVEDIPAELEEEYTKEEKYWEVNNAEIKDRAEKLTDEDASVVQNLKSIYEYVVAHLFYSQDRLSDNFVRLGAQAALTQRENALCTEYADLFIALSRAAGIPARLVEGYAYSESKEETPRVKDALHAWIEVFIPTTEGGRWVQIDPTWGSTTGGADYFYQLDLAHVAFVRKGLSSTEPFLLADYEKSAGDWLEVHFGEVQEIGRPDIETELEIKQKGLAGFTRSGILTVRNGGQITAFDVIAQFELDQSDVEVYQVPEGAQFTGNVVELGSIPPWSGKKIHFKIKSAPFDLVEDKLNITTTWKDFFQGNERSSEESNVCFLPFWEYLLSWYVLIFVAVVFVFIAAGFLLVKIDFSRFA from the coding sequence ATGAATATTGCTAAACGTATATTTTGTGCCTATTTCTTATTTTTCGGACTATTTTTTTGTAGTTCTACTACCTTACTTGCTGCTGGAAATTTTAACACTTCTTATAAAGTTTTGTATCAAATTTCCGAAACGGGCGATACATCTGTAACACAGAAAGTTTCCATAACAAATTTGACTGATGATTTTTATGCATCTGAACACAAGTTGCAAGTAGGTTCACAAAATGTTTTTGACGTTTGGGCAAAGGATCTGAGTGGCAACCTTAACCCGCAAGTTCTGCGTGACGAGGAAGCGACTGTTATTCAAGTGCCATTTGGCGCTCCGGTTGCGGGACGGGGAGAAACATACCAATTTGAATTAGGTTATAAAACTGATTTGTGTAAGAGGAAGGGAAGTATTTGGCGAATAGATATTCCGGGAGTGGTTCAAACAGAAAGTATCTCAGCTTACAGCTTGAGTTTAAATGTTCCACGAGAATTGGGGCACGTGGCTTACATAGCTCCCAATCCCCGGTACCAAACTACCGATAATAACTACTTTCGTTTTGATTTTGAAAAGGACCAGCTGGCTGGTGGTATTCGGGCAGGTTTTGGTGAATTCCAGGTTTATAGTTTGAATTTGAAATTTTATTTGGAAAACCCATTGAAACAAAAGGCTTACTTAGATATGCCTTTGCCTCCAGATATACTAGATCAGCAAAAAGTCATCTATCAAAAGCTATCACCCGCGCCGAAAAAGATATATGTTGATGAAGATGGAAATTATTTGGCTCGGTATCTTTTCGAGCCAAGTCAGCAACAAGTAGTTGATTTTAAGGGTTTGGTTTTTGTCTATCCAGCTGGATGCAAGGATATTTTTTCATCTAATTTAGGCGTGGAAGATATTCCAGCTGAGTTGGAAGAAGAATATACAAAAGAAGAAAAGTATTGGGAAGTTAATAATGCTGAGATAAAGGATCGTGCTGAAAAACTTACGGACGAGGACGCAAGTGTGGTTCAAAATTTGAAATCAATTTACGAGTACGTAGTGGCGCATCTGTTTTATAGTCAAGATCGCCTGTCTGATAATTTTGTGCGGTTGGGAGCGCAAGCTGCGTTAACGCAGCGTGAAAATGCCCTTTGCACAGAATACGCGGATCTTTTTATTGCTTTGTCTCGTGCAGCAGGTATTCCAGCGAGATTGGTTGAGGGCTATGCCTATTCCGAAAGCAAGGAAGAGACTCCGCGAGTTAAGGATGCTTTGCATGCTTGGATAGAGGTATTTATCCCAACTACAGAGGGAGGTCGCTGGGTTCAGATCGACCCTACCTGGGGATCGACTACAGGGGGAGCAGATTATTTTTATCAATTAGATTTGGCGCATGTTGCTTTTGTGCGTAAGGGATTAAGTTCTACTGAGCCATTCCTTCTTGCTGATTATGAAAAAAGTGCTGGAGATTGGTTGGAAGTACATTTTGGAGAAGTGCAAGAGATTGGCAGACCAGATATTGAAACAGAGCTTGAGATTAAACAAAAGGGTTTAGCAGGGTTTACGCGTTCCGGGATTCTAACTGTAAGGAATGGGGGTCAGATAACTGCTTTTGATGTAATAGCCCAATTTGAATTGGATCAAAGCGATGTGGAGGTTTATCAAGTTCCAGAGGGAGCTCAATTTACTGGAAATGTTGTGGAGTTGGGAAGTATTCCACCTTGGTCTGGGAAAAAAATACATTTTAAAATTAAGTCGGCACCTTTTGACCTGGTTGAGGATAAGTTGAATATTACCACTACTTGGAAAGATTTTTTTCAAGGTAATGAAAGGAGTTCAGAGGAAAGCAATGTTTGCTTCTTGCCCTTCTGGGAATATTTGTTATCGTGGTATGTACTTATATTTGTTGCCGTGGTTTTCGTCTTTATAGCTGCGGGTTTTTTATTAGTTAAAATTGACTTTTCTAGGTTTGCTTGA